The Gammaproteobacteria bacterium genome has a segment encoding these proteins:
- a CDS encoding efflux RND transporter periplasmic adaptor subunit: MKTGVVIAGTTAAALVAGGWLAWGFLAGSDEAAAERVFASPERRTIAASVLATGILRLRVGGEVRVGAQLSGIVEKLNVEVGSKVRQGDIIAKIDSRGIEARLGLARADAQVARQEVRRTEVELARARELDEKKLIAASQVEDAQLALDDARSKLERALRNIDVVETELGYAVIRSPITGTVASVTTQEGETVAASFTTPTFATVIEDGALELIAMVDETDIGNVALDNPVSFTVEAYPAQEFAGRVVRIAPKGTIISGVVNFEVMIRIESPAELLKPDMTANVSIRTAEREALVVPNQAVQREGAERFVWIEQDGGLVRRSVTVGTRDTGFTEIRQGIGPGERVLVSPQPQAATTAGTGRT, encoded by the coding sequence GTGAAAACGGGCGTCGTCATTGCGGGCACGACCGCCGCCGCGCTGGTCGCGGGCGGCTGGCTGGCGTGGGGGTTTCTGGCCGGCAGCGACGAGGCCGCCGCAGAGCGCGTGTTCGCCAGCCCCGAGCGGCGCACGATCGCCGCGAGCGTGCTCGCCACCGGCATCCTGCGGCTGCGGGTGGGCGGCGAGGTGCGCGTCGGCGCACAGCTTTCCGGCATCGTCGAGAAGCTCAACGTCGAGGTCGGGTCGAAAGTCCGGCAGGGCGACATCATTGCGAAGATCGATTCGCGCGGCATCGAGGCGCGTCTAGGGCTGGCGCGGGCCGACGCCCAGGTGGCGCGCCAGGAGGTCCGTCGCACCGAAGTCGAGCTGGCCCGCGCCAGGGAACTCGACGAGAAGAAGCTCATCGCCGCCAGCCAGGTCGAGGACGCCCAGCTCGCGCTCGACGATGCGCGCTCGAAGCTCGAGCGCGCGCTCAGGAACATCGACGTGGTCGAAACCGAGCTCGGTTACGCGGTGATTCGTTCGCCGATCACCGGCACCGTGGCCTCCGTGACCACGCAGGAGGGGGAAACGGTCGCCGCCTCGTTCACTACGCCGACCTTCGCGACCGTCATCGAGGACGGTGCCCTGGAGCTGATCGCGATGGTGGACGAAACCGACATCGGCAACGTGGCGCTCGACAACCCCGTGAGCTTCACCGTGGAGGCGTACCCGGCGCAGGAATTCGCGGGCCGCGTGGTGCGGATCGCGCCGAAGGGCACGATCATCTCCGGCGTGGTCAATTTCGAGGTGATGATCCGGATCGAGTCGCCCGCGGAACTGCTCAAGCCGGACATGACGGCGAACGTGTCGATTCGCACGGCCGAGCGCGAGGCGCTGGTCGTGCCGAACCAGGCCGTGCAGCGTGAGGGTGCGGAGCGCTTCGTCTGGATCGAGCAGGACGGCGGGCTCGTCCGGCGCAGCGTCACGGTCGGCACCCGCGACACCGGATTCACCGAGATCCGCCAGGGCATCGGGCCGGGCGAGCGCGTGCTCGTCAGCCCGCAGCCGCAGGCAGCCACCACCGCAGGGACGGGCAGGACATGA
- a CDS encoding PadR family transcriptional regulator: protein MKTDTAAARGEPARLAGVAPLSPAQAAKTLMVLGLLQPGPKHGYELHRIVVAHGSLYPDFKKPTLYHLLHRLTGLGAVRVHAEGGARGPRGERLVFALTPKGATLFLRLLRHALGTYEAAPTSFEVALAYLDALPRADAQLLLRQRRAGLRARRAEVAEEIDRLADQHDSRHMMARRLATDHSLSLLDADIAWLDRAMRQLAATAARRAAGARAQANGQRVASA from the coding sequence ATGAAGACCGACACCGCAGCGGCACGGGGAGAGCCTGCGCGCCTTGCCGGCGTTGCGCCGCTCAGCCCGGCGCAGGCCGCTAAGACCCTGATGGTGCTGGGCCTGCTGCAGCCGGGGCCGAAGCACGGTTACGAGCTGCACCGGATCGTGGTGGCGCACGGCTCGCTCTACCCGGATTTCAAGAAGCCGACCCTTTATCACCTGTTGCACCGGCTGACAGGGCTGGGGGCGGTGCGGGTCCACGCGGAAGGCGGTGCCCGCGGGCCGCGCGGCGAGCGCCTCGTGTTTGCGCTCACGCCGAAGGGAGCGACGTTGTTCCTGCGGTTGCTGCGGCACGCGCTTGGCACCTACGAGGCGGCGCCCACGAGCTTCGAGGTGGCGCTGGCCTACCTCGATGCATTGCCTCGCGCCGATGCTCAGTTGCTCCTGCGGCAGCGTCGCGCCGGGCTACGCGCGCGACGTGCCGAGGTCGCGGAGGAAATCGACCGGCTTGCCGACCAGCACGACAGCCGCCACATGATGGCGCGCCGCCTCGCCACCGATCATTCCCTCAGCCTGCTGGATGCGGATATCGCCTGGCTGGATCGCGCGATGCGCCAGCTCGCGGCCACGGCCGCGCGGCGCGCCGCCGGCGCCCGCGCGCAGGCCAACGGGCAGCGGGTAGCCAGCGCCTGA
- a CDS encoding VOC family protein translates to MHRSKLAGFIIDCRGDDPRAAAAFWSAALGMEQQLLPGVEGERYVRLLDGQHGLHVEVQAVEHASRVHLDIETDDIEAEVARLEALGARRIGQVQSWCVMQAPSGQRFCVVRRCTAAFDAVANRWP, encoded by the coding sequence ATGCACCGGAGCAAGCTCGCCGGCTTCATCATCGATTGCCGGGGCGATGATCCGCGCGCTGCGGCCGCCTTCTGGAGCGCCGCCCTCGGCATGGAGCAGCAGTTGCTGCCGGGCGTGGAGGGTGAGCGCTACGTCCGGCTGCTCGACGGGCAGCACGGGCTGCACGTGGAGGTGCAGGCGGTTGAGCACGCGAGCCGCGTCCACCTCGATATAGAGACCGACGACATCGAGGCCGAGGTGGCGCGGCTGGAGGCGCTCGGGGCGCGCCGTATCGGGCAGGTGCAGTCCTGGTGCGTGATGCAGGCGCCGAGCGGCCAGCGCTTCTGCGTGGTGCGCAGATGCACCGCGGCGTTCGACGCGGTGGCCAACCGCTGGCCATGA
- a CDS encoding universal stress protein encodes MLTLLIATDGSEYSDHAVDYVIARARSCRDPVFAHLLNVQVQLHGVNVKIFIRKESIDEYHRDEGMAVLRPACARLEAAGVHCEAHIGVGDAGEVIVEYAASKACDEIVMGTQGRGALAGAVMGSVAQKVVYRAKMPVVLVK; translated from the coding sequence ATGCTCACCCTGCTCATCGCGACGGACGGCTCGGAGTACTCGGACCACGCCGTGGACTACGTGATCGCCCGCGCGCGCAGTTGTCGCGACCCGGTCTTCGCGCACCTGCTCAACGTGCAGGTGCAGCTCCACGGCGTCAACGTGAAGATCTTCATCAGGAAGGAAAGCATCGACGAGTATCACCGCGATGAGGGCATGGCCGTGCTGCGCCCGGCGTGCGCGCGTCTCGAGGCGGCCGGCGTGCACTGCGAAGCGCACATCGGGGTCGGCGATGCCGGTGAAGTCATCGTGGAGTACGCCGCCAGCAAGGCCTGCGATGAAATCGTCATGGGCACCCAGGGGCGCGGCGCGCTGGCCGGAGCGGTGATGGGATCGGTGGCCCAGAAGGTCGTGTATCGCGCGAAGATGCCGGTGGTACTGGTCAAATAG
- a CDS encoding TerC family protein, with the protein MDLSSPEFWIAVAQIIAIDILLGGDNAVVIALASRRLPERQRRQAIFWGVFGAVAIRVLLIFVALQLLRIPFLKITGGVLLFWIGVKLLRPDHDGGGHSVDASTSLFGAIRTIVIADAVMSLDNVIGIAAAAKDSVVLVVFGLLVSVPIIVWGSRLVLRLMDRFPVVIVAGAALLGWIAGDMIVHDVVVKERLPGLPAGAGYAAAALGAVLVVAIGKLKGHAPPPAAPVDLARDEKRGP; encoded by the coding sequence ATGGATTTGAGCTCGCCCGAGTTCTGGATTGCGGTGGCGCAGATCATCGCGATCGATATCCTGCTCGGCGGCGACAACGCGGTCGTGATCGCGCTCGCTTCGCGCCGCCTGCCGGAGCGGCAACGCCGCCAGGCGATCTTCTGGGGCGTGTTCGGCGCGGTGGCGATCCGCGTCCTGCTGATCTTCGTGGCCCTGCAGTTGTTGCGGATCCCGTTCCTGAAGATCACGGGAGGAGTGCTTCTCTTCTGGATCGGCGTGAAGCTGCTGCGCCCGGACCACGACGGCGGCGGGCACAGCGTCGATGCCAGCACCAGCCTGTTCGGCGCGATCCGCACCATCGTGATTGCCGATGCGGTGATGAGCCTCGACAACGTGATCGGCATTGCCGCTGCAGCGAAGGACAGCGTGGTGCTGGTCGTCTTCGGGCTGCTGGTGAGCGTGCCGATCATCGTCTGGGGCAGCCGCCTTGTGCTCCGGCTGATGGACCGCTTTCCCGTGGTGATCGTCGCCGGGGCGGCATTGCTCGGCTGGATTGCCGGGGACATGATCGTCCACGACGTAGTGGTGAAGGAGCGCCTGCCCGGGCTGCCGGCCGGGGCCGGCTACGCCGCAGCGGCGCTCGGTGCCGTGCTGGTCGTGGCGATCGGCAAGCTCAAGGGACACGCCCCGCCGCCCGCCGCCCCCGTGGATCTGGCCCGCGACGAGAAACGCGGGCCCTGA
- a CDS encoding META domain-containing protein codes for MRCWPPGAPEPNLLLREEGARAAGLAGCNRFAGSFRREGQALSLGPLAVTRMACADGMALEQEYLAALQATRRWNILAGTLELYDQQGAVLARFGTGRRP; via the coding sequence TTGCGCTGCTGGCCGCCGGGCGCGCCCGAGCCGAACCTGCTGCTGCGCGAGGAGGGTGCCCGAGCCGCCGGGCTCGCTGGCTGCAACCGATTCGCCGGGAGCTTCCGGCGCGAGGGGCAGGCGCTCAGCCTCGGGCCACTCGCGGTGACGCGCATGGCCTGTGCCGACGGCATGGCGCTCGAGCAGGAGTATCTCGCTGCCCTGCAGGCGACACGGCGCTGGAACATTCTCGCGGGGACCCTGGAACTGTACGATCAGCAGGGTGCGGTGCTGGCGCGTTTCGGAACGGGGCGACGCCCCTGA
- a CDS encoding methyltransferase domain-containing protein, with the protein MTDLGSQSWNPCRYAASARFVTDLGAPALELLAPRAGERILDLGCGDGPLTARLAAAGCEVVGVDGSAAMVAAARALGLDARVMDAQALTFEAEFDAVFSNAALHWMPRAAAVIDGVWRALRPGGRFVGEFGGEGNVAGICAALNAARTRRRLPALAPWFNPSPAQYRALLEERGFQVAAMEHFPRPTPLPGPIDDWLANFAGAFLADVPHGDQARLLAEAVGELRPTHLGVAGVWQVDYVRLRFAAYRP; encoded by the coding sequence ATGACCGATCTGGGCTCGCAGAGCTGGAACCCCTGCCGGTACGCGGCGAGCGCCCGCTTTGTCACCGACCTCGGGGCGCCGGCCCTGGAGTTGCTCGCGCCGCGAGCCGGCGAGCGCATCCTCGACCTCGGCTGCGGCGACGGCCCGCTCACCGCGAGGCTGGCTGCAGCCGGCTGCGAGGTCGTGGGCGTGGATGGCAGCGCGGCGATGGTGGCCGCCGCGCGAGCGCTCGGCCTCGATGCGCGGGTGATGGACGCCCAGGCGCTCACGTTCGAGGCGGAGTTCGACGCGGTGTTTTCCAACGCGGCACTGCACTGGATGCCGCGCGCCGCGGCGGTCATCGACGGGGTCTGGCGCGCGCTCAGGCCCGGCGGGCGCTTCGTCGGGGAGTTCGGCGGCGAGGGCAACGTGGCGGGCATCTGTGCGGCGCTGAACGCGGCGCGCACACGCCGCCGGCTGCCGGCGCTCGCCCCCTGGTTCAATCCCTCACCGGCGCAGTATCGCGCGCTGCTCGAGGAGCGCGGTTTCCAGGTCGCGGCGATGGAACATTTCCCGCGACCGACGCCGCTGCCGGGCCCGATCGACGACTGGCTCGCGAACTTCGCCGGCGCGTTCCTCGCCGATGTGCCGCACGGCGATCAGGCGCGGCTGCTGGCCGAGGCCGTCGGGGAATTGCGCCCGACACATCTCGGGGTCGCGGGCGTCTGGCAGGTGGATTACGTGCGACTGCGCTTCGCCGCGTACCGGCCGTGA
- a CDS encoding glycosyltransferase family 2 protein: MSQNPASSLAGSSPACVCVVVPCYGVGESILELIGRIGPEATRIYVVDDACPKHTGDCVEQHCRDDRVRVLRHDTNQGVGGAVITGYRAAIRDGCDVAVKLDGDGQMDPALIHRFVLPIVERRADYTKGNRFYYVESAYSMPPLRMIGNVALSFLSKISSGYWKIFDPTNGYTAVHTKVLQHLPLDKIARGYFFESDMLFRLGLLRAKVLDISMASAYGEEESHLRIARVVPVFLASHLRNFGKRVVYTYFMRDFQMASLGILLGIPMILFGLIFGLGEWLTGSVAGVFASPGTVMVASLPILLGSELLLLAIGQDIANQPTETIYPDL; encoded by the coding sequence GTGAGCCAGAACCCCGCCTCCAGTCTTGCAGGCAGCAGCCCGGCGTGCGTCTGCGTCGTGGTGCCGTGCTATGGGGTCGGCGAATCGATCCTCGAGCTCATCGGCCGGATCGGCCCCGAGGCCACCCGCATCTACGTGGTCGATGACGCCTGCCCGAAACACACCGGCGACTGCGTCGAGCAGCACTGCCGCGACGATCGTGTGCGGGTTCTGCGCCACGACACCAACCAGGGCGTCGGCGGTGCGGTCATCACCGGCTACCGGGCGGCAATCCGCGACGGTTGCGACGTGGCGGTCAAGCTCGATGGCGACGGCCAGATGGACCCCGCCCTGATCCACCGCTTCGTGCTGCCGATCGTCGAGAGGCGCGCCGACTACACCAAGGGCAACCGCTTCTATTACGTCGAGTCCGCCTACTCCATGCCGCCGCTGCGGATGATCGGCAACGTCGCGCTGTCCTTCCTCAGCAAGATCTCGAGTGGCTACTGGAAAATCTTCGACCCGACGAACGGTTACACCGCCGTCCACACGAAAGTCCTGCAGCACCTGCCGCTCGACAAGATTGCGCGCGGCTACTTCTTCGAGTCCGACATGCTGTTCCGGCTCGGGCTGCTGCGCGCGAAGGTGCTCGACATCTCGATGGCGAGCGCCTACGGCGAGGAGGAAAGCCACCTGCGGATCGCGCGCGTCGTGCCCGTGTTCCTGGCGTCACACCTGCGCAATTTCGGCAAGCGCGTGGTGTACACCTACTTCATGCGCGACTTCCAGATGGCCTCCCTCGGCATCCTGCTCGGCATCCCCATGATTCTCTTCGGCCTGATATTCGGCCTCGGCGAGTGGCTGACCGGATCGGTCGCCGGCGTCTTCGCCTCTCCGGGCACGGTCATGGTCGCCTCGCTGCCGATCCTTCTCGGCAGCGAACTCCTGCTGCTTGCCATCGGGCAGGACATCGCCAATCAACCCACCGAGACCATCTATCCGGATCTCTGA
- a CDS encoding methyltransferase domain-containing protein gives MFARLRHIHARRARLMQDLDPMRQLEAWEESCVPSYCHRNLAAAYLSWWRLYAAAALARRHAQWHAVLDFGAAIGELRRLLPPDLGRYDFIEQSDAAAGYLLEHTPGAGRQTLASAPDGAYSCVFALDALEHNPDYAELLVRLAAKLAAGGVLILSGPTESRLYRIGRRVAGFHGHYHETNIHQIEAAARRTLQPIAWRNLPVGAPLFRLSAWKV, from the coding sequence ATGTTCGCCAGGCTTCGCCACATTCACGCTCGCCGCGCGCGGCTGATGCAGGACCTCGACCCCATGCGGCAGCTCGAGGCCTGGGAAGAGTCCTGCGTGCCGTCCTACTGTCACCGCAACCTGGCCGCGGCGTATCTCAGCTGGTGGCGGCTGTACGCGGCGGCGGCTCTCGCCCGGCGCCATGCGCAGTGGCACGCAGTGCTCGATTTCGGCGCCGCGATCGGCGAACTGCGCCGCCTGCTGCCGCCGGATCTCGGCCGCTATGACTTCATCGAGCAAAGCGACGCCGCCGCGGGCTACCTGCTCGAGCACACGCCGGGCGCTGGCCGGCAGACCCTGGCGTCGGCACCGGACGGCGCCTACTCCTGCGTATTCGCGCTGGATGCGCTGGAACACAACCCGGACTACGCCGAGTTGCTGGTCAGGCTGGCCGCGAAACTCGCCGCGGGCGGCGTGCTGATCCTGTCCGGCCCCACCGAAAGCCGCCTGTACCGGATCGGCCGGCGCGTCGCCGGATTCCACGGCCATTATCACGAGACCAACATCCACCAGATCGAAGCCGCTGCCAGGCGGACGCTTCAGCCCATTGCCTGGCGGAACCTGCCGGTGGGCGCACCGTTGTTCCGGCTGTCGGCCTGGAAGGTGTGA
- the ilvY gene encoding HTH-type transcriptional activator IlvY, which produces MDLRALRQFVHLADVLHFGRAAAAGHVSASALSRAIRQLEAELGAQLFDRDNRSVALTRQGETLLAWAREVLGGWDVVRHRLQAQAGELQGEVSLYCSVTASYSFLFELLGRLRRDHPRIELKLHTGDPEHAIARVLAGSEDIAIGARPDALPAGLAFRPITRSRLVFIAPAQHPQRRELARRRPDPRLWAVTPMILPESGLARQRTDRWFRALGLRPRIYAQVAGNEAIVSMVSLGFGVGVVPQIVLDASPLAAEVAVLGVRPVLAPYEVGLFTLEKKLRSPLVGAFWAQPLPGG; this is translated from the coding sequence ATGGACCTGCGGGCACTGCGTCAGTTCGTGCACCTCGCCGACGTGCTGCACTTCGGGCGCGCTGCTGCGGCCGGCCACGTCAGCGCCTCGGCCCTGAGCCGCGCCATCCGCCAGCTCGAAGCCGAACTCGGCGCGCAGCTGTTCGACCGTGACAACCGCTCGGTCGCCCTCACCCGTCAGGGCGAGACGCTACTCGCCTGGGCCCGCGAGGTGCTCGGCGGCTGGGACGTGGTCCGCCACCGGTTGCAGGCGCAGGCCGGCGAACTGCAGGGCGAGGTGAGCCTGTACTGCTCGGTGACCGCCAGCTACAGCTTCCTCTTCGAGTTGCTCGGCCGGCTGCGCCGCGACCATCCGCGCATCGAGCTCAAGCTGCACACCGGCGACCCGGAGCACGCCATCGCCCGTGTGCTTGCGGGCAGCGAGGACATCGCCATCGGCGCGCGCCCGGATGCGCTGCCCGCCGGGCTCGCCTTCCGGCCAATCACCCGCTCGCGCCTCGTGTTCATCGCGCCGGCACAACACCCGCAGCGGCGCGAGCTGGCGCGACGCCGGCCCGATCCACGGCTATGGGCTGTCACGCCGATGATCCTCCCGGAGAGCGGTCTTGCCCGCCAGCGCACCGACCGCTGGTTTCGCGCGCTCGGCCTGCGGCCGCGGATCTACGCCCAGGTCGCCGGCAACGAGGCCATCGTCAGCATGGTGAGCCTGGGCTTTGGCGTAGGCGTCGTACCGCAGATCGTGCTCGACGCGAGCCCGCTCGCCGCCGAAGTCGCCGTGCTCGGCGTGCGCCCCGTGCTGGCTCCCTACGAAGTGGGCCTGTTCACGCTGGAGAAGAAGCTGCGCAGCCCGCTGGTCGGGGCGTTCTGGGCGCAGCCGCTGCCGGGCGGCTGA
- the ilvC gene encoding ketol-acid reductoisomerase → MKVYYDKDCNPALIRGRKVAIIGYGSQGHAHACNLKDSGVDVTVGLKPGSASRRKAEAHGVKVADVPAAVAGADLVMILTPDEFHADLYRREIEPNIRKGATLAFAHGFSIHFRTIEPRADLDVIMIAPKAPGHTVRSEFQAGRGIPDLVAVAQDASGNALATALSYAAAIGGGRTGIIGTTFKDECETDLFGEQAVLCGGCVELVKAGFETLVEAGYPAEMAYFECLHELKLIVDLMYQGGIADMNYSISNNAEFGEYVTGPKVINEQSRQAMRAALANIQNGSYAKRFVAEGAAGYPEMTKARAANAAHPIEVVGAQLRAMMPWIAANKIIDKNRN, encoded by the coding sequence ATGAAGGTTTACTACGACAAGGACTGCAATCCCGCCCTCATCCGCGGCCGCAAGGTCGCCATCATTGGTTACGGCTCCCAGGGCCATGCCCACGCCTGCAACCTGAAGGACTCCGGCGTCGACGTCACCGTCGGCCTGAAACCGGGCTCGGCCTCGCGCCGCAAGGCCGAGGCCCATGGCGTGAAGGTCGCCGACGTGCCCGCGGCCGTCGCCGGCGCCGATCTCGTCATGATCCTCACCCCCGACGAGTTCCACGCCGACCTCTATCGCCGCGAGATCGAACCGAACATCCGCAAGGGCGCGACGCTTGCCTTCGCGCACGGCTTTTCGATCCACTTTCGCACCATCGAGCCGCGGGCCGATCTCGACGTCATCATGATCGCGCCGAAGGCGCCCGGGCACACCGTGCGCTCCGAGTTTCAGGCCGGCCGCGGCATCCCCGACCTCGTCGCGGTGGCGCAGGATGCCTCGGGCAACGCGCTGGCGACCGCACTGTCCTATGCCGCGGCGATCGGCGGCGGGCGCACCGGCATCATCGGCACCACGTTCAAGGACGAATGCGAGACCGACCTCTTCGGCGAGCAGGCGGTGCTCTGCGGCGGTTGTGTCGAACTGGTGAAGGCGGGTTTCGAGACGCTGGTGGAAGCGGGGTATCCGGCCGAGATGGCCTACTTCGAATGCCTGCACGAACTGAAGCTCATCGTCGACCTGATGTACCAGGGCGGCATCGCCGACATGAACTACTCGATCTCGAACAATGCGGAGTTCGGCGAATACGTGACCGGACCAAAGGTGATCAACGAGCAGTCACGCCAGGCCATGCGTGCGGCGCTCGCCAACATCCAGAACGGCTCCTACGCGAAGCGCTTCGTCGCCGAGGGCGCTGCCGGCTATCCCGAGATGACGAAGGCGCGCGCCGCCAACGCGGCGCATCCGATCGAGGTCGTCGGCGCGCAACTGCGCGCGATGATGCCCTGGATCGCGGCCAACAAGATCATCGACAAGAACCGCAACTGA
- a CDS encoding STAS/SEC14 domain-containing protein — protein sequence MIEHDLDRATGILHLRPSTALETADFEALAKAVDPYIEAHGRLAGLLIEMPSFPGWDSFGAFAAHLRFVRDHHRQIRRVALVTSSAVGDVAEKLASHFVAAEIRHFPAGQRANAERWITMDE from the coding sequence ATGATCGAGCACGACCTTGACCGCGCCACAGGCATCCTCCACCTCCGCCCGTCCACTGCCCTCGAGACCGCGGATTTCGAGGCGCTCGCGAAGGCCGTCGACCCGTACATCGAGGCGCATGGCAGGCTGGCCGGCCTGCTCATCGAGATGCCGTCTTTCCCGGGCTGGGACAGCTTCGGTGCGTTTGCCGCGCACCTGCGCTTCGTGCGCGACCACCACCGCCAGATCCGCCGTGTCGCGCTGGTGACCAGTTCGGCGGTCGGCGATGTGGCGGAGAAGCTTGCCTCACATTTCGTCGCAGCGGAGATTCGTCACTTCCCGGCTGGCCAGCGCGCGAACGCGGAGCGCTGGATCACCATGGACGAATAA